A window from Theobroma cacao cultivar B97-61/B2 chromosome 3, Criollo_cocoa_genome_V2, whole genome shotgun sequence encodes these proteins:
- the LOC18605214 gene encoding pentatricopeptide repeat-containing protein At5g50990 isoform X1, giving the protein MQRNGVKKLIQQTSAAIRCTHSHTSLSFSPDFLHHSRDHRTVCEILEACKLSSDYKTASAIHAIIFKLGYGTYPSLVTTLISTYLQCGWLVLAHQLIDQVFRSDCNLVILNLVIEHLMKLGEYGSAKKVFHKMPVRDLVTWNIMIGGYVRNARFEEALTFFREMLGSNVKPDKFTFASVITGCARLGALNHALWVHSLITEKEIELNAILNAALIDMYSKCGRIHTAKEVFNSAEHNDVSIWNAMINGLAIHGLAFEAIAVFSKMRVENILPDSITFIVLLTACSHSGLVEEGQKYFDLMSGHYSIQPQIEHYGAMVDLYGRAGQLEEAYAIIKAMPMEPDIVIWRALLSACRTYRKPELGEVAIANISRLESGDYVLLSNIYCSVKKWESAEGLREMMKKKGIRKIRGRSWIELGGIIHRFKAGDRSHPETEGLYKVLEGLIQRTKLKGFLPETELVLMDISEEEKEGNLNHHSEKLALAYGILKTSPGTEIMISKNLRICHDCHNWIKMVSKLLIRVIIVRDRIRFHRFEGGLCSCADYW; this is encoded by the exons ATGCAGAGAAATGGAGTGAAGAAGCTGATTCAACAGACCTCCGCGGCAATCAGATGTACCCATTCTCACACTtcactctctttctctcctgATTTCCTCCACCATTCTAGAG atcATCGTACAGTATGTGAGATTCTTGAAGCCTGCAAGCTCTCCTCAGATTATAAGACTGCAAGTGCAATCCACGCAATAATCTTTAAACTCGGGTATGGAACTTATCCATCTCTTGTAACTACTTTGATATCGACTTACTTGCAATGTGGTTGGCTCGTTCTAGCTCATCAACTTATTGATCAAGTTTTTCGATCGGATTGTAATTTGGTCATTCTGAACTTAGTTATTGAACATCTAATGAAACTTGGAGAATATGGTTCTGCAAAGAAGGTGTTTCATAAAATGCCCGTTCGAGATTTGGTGACATGGAACATAATgattggaggatatgttagaAATGCACGCTTTGAGGAGGCTTTGACCTTCTTTCGTGAGATGCTTGGCTCAAATGTAAAACCAGATAAGTTTACATTTGCATCAGTTATCACAGGGTGTGCACGACTTGGAGCTCTTAATCATGCCTTATGGGTGCATAGTTTGATAActgagaaagaaattgaactAAATGCCATACTGAATGCAGCTCTAATAGACATGTACTCAAAGTGTGGTAGAATTCACACTGCAAAGGAAGTTTTTAATAGCGCAGAGCACAATGATGTGTCTATCTGGAATGCAATGATTAATGGGTTAGCAATTCATGGGCTTGCTTTTGAGGCAATTGCTGTTTTCTCAAAGATGAGGgtggaaaatattttacctGATTCAATAACTTTTATTGTACTCTTAACTGCGTGCAGCCACTCTGGTTTGGTTGAAGAGGGTCAGAAATACTTTGATTTAATGAGTGGCCATTATTCAATTCAGCCACAAATTGAGCATTATGGGGCAATGGTTGACCTCTATGGTCGAGCTGGCCAGCTAGAAGAGGCTTATGCCATTATTAAAGCAATGCCTATGGAGCCAGATATTGTTATTTGGAGGGCACTTTTAAGTGCTTGTCGAACTTATAGAAAGCCAGAACTGGGTGAAGTTGCCATTGCTAATATATCACGTCTTGAGAGTGGTGATTATGTCTTGCTGTCAAATATCTACTGCTCTGTGAAGAAATGGGAGAGTGCTGAAGGACTCagagaaatgatgaaaaaaaaaggaattcgTAAAATTAGGGGTAGGAGTTGGATTGAGTTGGGAGGAATCATTCACCGTTTTAAGGCAGGTGATAGATCTCACCCTGAAACAGAGGGATTATACAAAGTGTTGGAAGGGCTGATACAACGGACAAAGTTGAAAGGGTTTCTTCCTGAAACGGAGTTGGTTTTAATGGATATCTCTGAAGAGGAAAAGGAAGGAAATTTGAATCATCACAGTGAGAAGTTGGCACTGGCGTATGGAATCCTAAAAACTAGTCCTGGAACAGAAATTATGATCTCAAAAAACCTCCGGATCTGTCATGATTGCCACAATTGGATAAAAATGGTTTCAAAACTATTAATCAGGGTGATTATTGTTAGGGATCGAATTCGTTTTCATCGGTTTGAAGGTGGTTTATGTTCTTGTGCAGACTATTGGTAG
- the LOC18605214 gene encoding pentatricopeptide repeat-containing protein At5g50990 isoform X2: protein MQRNGVKKLIQQTSAAIRYHRTVCEILEACKLSSDYKTASAIHAIIFKLGYGTYPSLVTTLISTYLQCGWLVLAHQLIDQVFRSDCNLVILNLVIEHLMKLGEYGSAKKVFHKMPVRDLVTWNIMIGGYVRNARFEEALTFFREMLGSNVKPDKFTFASVITGCARLGALNHALWVHSLITEKEIELNAILNAALIDMYSKCGRIHTAKEVFNSAEHNDVSIWNAMINGLAIHGLAFEAIAVFSKMRVENILPDSITFIVLLTACSHSGLVEEGQKYFDLMSGHYSIQPQIEHYGAMVDLYGRAGQLEEAYAIIKAMPMEPDIVIWRALLSACRTYRKPELGEVAIANISRLESGDYVLLSNIYCSVKKWESAEGLREMMKKKGIRKIRGRSWIELGGIIHRFKAGDRSHPETEGLYKVLEGLIQRTKLKGFLPETELVLMDISEEEKEGNLNHHSEKLALAYGILKTSPGTEIMISKNLRICHDCHNWIKMVSKLLIRVIIVRDRIRFHRFEGGLCSCADYW, encoded by the exons ATGCAGAGAAATGGAGTGAAGAAGCTGATTCAACAGACCTCCGCGGCAATCAGAT atcATCGTACAGTATGTGAGATTCTTGAAGCCTGCAAGCTCTCCTCAGATTATAAGACTGCAAGTGCAATCCACGCAATAATCTTTAAACTCGGGTATGGAACTTATCCATCTCTTGTAACTACTTTGATATCGACTTACTTGCAATGTGGTTGGCTCGTTCTAGCTCATCAACTTATTGATCAAGTTTTTCGATCGGATTGTAATTTGGTCATTCTGAACTTAGTTATTGAACATCTAATGAAACTTGGAGAATATGGTTCTGCAAAGAAGGTGTTTCATAAAATGCCCGTTCGAGATTTGGTGACATGGAACATAATgattggaggatatgttagaAATGCACGCTTTGAGGAGGCTTTGACCTTCTTTCGTGAGATGCTTGGCTCAAATGTAAAACCAGATAAGTTTACATTTGCATCAGTTATCACAGGGTGTGCACGACTTGGAGCTCTTAATCATGCCTTATGGGTGCATAGTTTGATAActgagaaagaaattgaactAAATGCCATACTGAATGCAGCTCTAATAGACATGTACTCAAAGTGTGGTAGAATTCACACTGCAAAGGAAGTTTTTAATAGCGCAGAGCACAATGATGTGTCTATCTGGAATGCAATGATTAATGGGTTAGCAATTCATGGGCTTGCTTTTGAGGCAATTGCTGTTTTCTCAAAGATGAGGgtggaaaatattttacctGATTCAATAACTTTTATTGTACTCTTAACTGCGTGCAGCCACTCTGGTTTGGTTGAAGAGGGTCAGAAATACTTTGATTTAATGAGTGGCCATTATTCAATTCAGCCACAAATTGAGCATTATGGGGCAATGGTTGACCTCTATGGTCGAGCTGGCCAGCTAGAAGAGGCTTATGCCATTATTAAAGCAATGCCTATGGAGCCAGATATTGTTATTTGGAGGGCACTTTTAAGTGCTTGTCGAACTTATAGAAAGCCAGAACTGGGTGAAGTTGCCATTGCTAATATATCACGTCTTGAGAGTGGTGATTATGTCTTGCTGTCAAATATCTACTGCTCTGTGAAGAAATGGGAGAGTGCTGAAGGACTCagagaaatgatgaaaaaaaaaggaattcgTAAAATTAGGGGTAGGAGTTGGATTGAGTTGGGAGGAATCATTCACCGTTTTAAGGCAGGTGATAGATCTCACCCTGAAACAGAGGGATTATACAAAGTGTTGGAAGGGCTGATACAACGGACAAAGTTGAAAGGGTTTCTTCCTGAAACGGAGTTGGTTTTAATGGATATCTCTGAAGAGGAAAAGGAAGGAAATTTGAATCATCACAGTGAGAAGTTGGCACTGGCGTATGGAATCCTAAAAACTAGTCCTGGAACAGAAATTATGATCTCAAAAAACCTCCGGATCTGTCATGATTGCCACAATTGGATAAAAATGGTTTCAAAACTATTAATCAGGGTGATTATTGTTAGGGATCGAATTCGTTTTCATCGGTTTGAAGGTGGTTTATGTTCTTGTGCAGACTATTGGTAG
- the LOC18605215 gene encoding random slug protein 5 isoform X1, which translates to MMMMMSSDSMDCSTETEEESFKSNGIEKTKISLMRTLVETQDPSSKEVDDLTFRRFLRARDLDVEKASAMFLKYLKWRRSFVPNGSISPSEVAQEIEQNKMFLQGSDKKGRLIAVVLAARHFQHKGGVEEFKRFIVYAFDKIFARMPPGQEKFVVIGDLEGWGYANSDIRAYLAALSLVQEYYPERLEKLFIVHAPYIFMTAWKIVYPFIDNKTRKKIVFVGNKTLKSTLLEEIDESQLPETYGGKLPLVPIHDC; encoded by the exons atgatgatgatgatgagttcTGATAGCATGGACTGCTCCACGGAAACAGAAGAAGAGAGCTTTAAAAGCAATGGGATAGAGAAGACCAAAATAAGTCTTATGAGAACTTTGGTCGAAACACAAGATCCCTCTTCCAAG GAAGTAGATGATTTGACATTCAGAAGATTTCTGCGAGCTCGTGATTTAGATGTAGAGAAAGCATCTGCCATGTTCCTTAAGTACCTGAAGTGGAGACGGAGCTTTGTTCCGAACGGTTCCATATCTCCATCAGAAGTTGCACAAGAAATTGAACAGAACAAGATGTTTCTGCAAGGATCAGACAAGAAAGGACGACTCATAGCAGTTGTTCTTGCTGCAAGACATTTTCAACATAAAGGGGGTGTGGAAGAATTCAAGC GTTTTATAGTCTACGCTTTTGACAAAATATTTGCTAG GATGCCTCCAGGACAAGAGAAATTCGTTGTTATTGGAGATCTTGAAGGTTGGGGATATGCAAACAGCGACATCCGTGCATACCTTGCAGCTCTATCTCTCGTGCAG GAGTACTACCCTGAAAGACTAGAAAAGCTCTTCATAGTTCATGCACCGTACATATTCATGACAGCTTGGAAGATTGTTTACCCTTTTATCGACAACAAAACCCGGAAGAAG ATCGTATTCGTTGGGAACAAGACACTCAAATCAACTCTGCTTGAAGAGATAGACGAGAGCCAGCTCCCAGAAACATATGGTGGCAAACTGCCATTGGTTCCAATTCATGACTGCTAA
- the LOC18605215 gene encoding SEC14-like protein 2 isoform X2, with translation MMMMMSSDSMDCSTETEEESFKSNGIEKTKISLMRTLVETQDPSSKEVDDLTFRRFLRARDLDVEKASAMFLKYLKWRRSFVPNGSISPSEVAQEIEQNKMFLQGSDKKGRLIAVVLAARHFQHKGGVEEFKRQEKFVVIGDLEGWGYANSDIRAYLAALSLVQEYYPERLEKLFIVHAPYIFMTAWKIVYPFIDNKTRKKIVFVGNKTLKSTLLEEIDESQLPETYGGKLPLVPIHDC, from the exons atgatgatgatgatgagttcTGATAGCATGGACTGCTCCACGGAAACAGAAGAAGAGAGCTTTAAAAGCAATGGGATAGAGAAGACCAAAATAAGTCTTATGAGAACTTTGGTCGAAACACAAGATCCCTCTTCCAAG GAAGTAGATGATTTGACATTCAGAAGATTTCTGCGAGCTCGTGATTTAGATGTAGAGAAAGCATCTGCCATGTTCCTTAAGTACCTGAAGTGGAGACGGAGCTTTGTTCCGAACGGTTCCATATCTCCATCAGAAGTTGCACAAGAAATTGAACAGAACAAGATGTTTCTGCAAGGATCAGACAAGAAAGGACGACTCATAGCAGTTGTTCTTGCTGCAAGACATTTTCAACATAAAGGGGGTGTGGAAGAATTCAAGC GACAAGAGAAATTCGTTGTTATTGGAGATCTTGAAGGTTGGGGATATGCAAACAGCGACATCCGTGCATACCTTGCAGCTCTATCTCTCGTGCAG GAGTACTACCCTGAAAGACTAGAAAAGCTCTTCATAGTTCATGCACCGTACATATTCATGACAGCTTGGAAGATTGTTTACCCTTTTATCGACAACAAAACCCGGAAGAAG ATCGTATTCGTTGGGAACAAGACACTCAAATCAACTCTGCTTGAAGAGATAGACGAGAGCCAGCTCCCAGAAACATATGGTGGCAAACTGCCATTGGTTCCAATTCATGACTGCTAA
- the LOC18605217 gene encoding probable beta-1,4-xylosyltransferase IRX10L, whose product MKIWRWVFVEILILAACAFKIEAFNLGRSQPTERISGSAGDVLEDDPVGRLKVFVYELPSKYNKKILQKDPRCLNHMFAAEIYMHRFLLSSPVRTLNPEEADWFYTPVYTTCDLTPNGLPLPFKSPRMMRSAIQLISSNWPYWNRTEGADHFFLVPHDFGACFHYQEEKAIERGILPLLQRATLVQTFGQRNHVCLKEGSITIPPYAPPQKMQTHLIPEKTPRSIFVYFRGLFYDVGNDPEGGYYARGARAAVWENFKDNPLFDISTEHPTTYYEDMQRAVFCLCPLGWAPWSPRLVEAVIFGCIPVIIADDIVLPFADAIPWEEIGVFVDEKDVPNLDTILTSIPPEVILRKQRLLANPSMKQAMLFPQPAQPGDAFHQVLNGLARKLPHDKSVYLKPGEKVLNWTAGPVGDLKPW is encoded by the exons atgaagatttggagatggGTATTTGTTGAAATTCTTATTCTTGCCGCTTGTGCTTTCAAGATTGAGGCTTTCAATCTGGGTCGCAGTCAACCTACTGAGAGAATTTCAG GTAGTGCTGGTGATGTCTTGGAAGATGATCCAGTTGGAAGGTTGAAAGTTTTTGTTTATGAGCTTCCTAGCAAATACAACAAGAAGATTTTGCAGAAGGATCCAAGATGCCTCAACCACATGTTTGCAGCTGAGATCTACATGCATAGGTTTCTATTATCTAGCCCTGTTCGAACCCTCAACCCTGAGGAGGCTGATTGGTTTTACACTCCTGTATACACTACATGTGACCTGACACCAAATGGCCTCCCTTTGCCATTTAAGTCACCACGAATGATGAGAAGTGCAATTCAGCTTATTTCTTCGAATTGGCCTTATTGGAACCGGACAGAAGGGGCTGATCACTTTTTTCTGGTACCACATGACTTTGGAGCATGCTTCCATTATCAA GAGGAGAAAGCCATTGAAAGAGGAATTCTCCCCTTGCTCCAACGTGCCACATTGGTTCAGACTTTTGGACAGCGGAATCATGTTTGCCTGAAAGAGGGCTCAATCACAATTCCACCATATGCTCCACCCCAGAAAATGCAAACACACCTGATTCCTGAAAAAACTCCCAGGTCCATTTTTGTTTACTTCCGTGGACTGTTTTATGATGTTGGAAATGACCCTGAAGGTGGTTACTATGCAAG AGGTGCTAGAGCAGCAGTATGGGAGAACTTTAAGGACAATCCACTCTTTGACATTTCTACTGAGCATCCAACGACCTATTATGAGGACATGCAGCGAGCTGTATTTTGTTTGTGTCCTCTTGGCTGGGCACCTTGGAGCCCTAGATTGGTTGAAGCAGTCATATTTGGATGCATTCCAGTTATTATAGCAGATGACATCGTTCTACCCTTTGCTGATGCAATTCCGTGGGAAGAAATTGGAGTTTTTGTCGATGAGAAGGATGTTCCCAACTTGGACACAATACTCACATCGATCCCACCTGAAGTAATATTAAGAAAGCAGAGATTGCTTGCCAACCCTTCAATGAAGCAGGCAATGTTATTCCCCCAACCTGCTCAACCAGGAGATGCTTTCCATCAAGTTTTGAATGGACTTGCACGTAAGTTGCCACATGACAAGAGCGTGTACTTGAAGCCTGGTGAAAAGGTCTTGAATTGGACTGCTGGCCCTGTAGGTGATCTGAAACCTTGGTAG
- the LOC18605218 gene encoding uncharacterized protein LOC18605218 — protein sequence MALQGPIKSLRPASPLAPTGNVGLRAPSDRFALKSAYFSPSLHLLLPSPQQLPTATAPRFSMRVASKQAYICRDCGYIYNERTPFEKVPDSYFCPVCGAPKRRFRPYQPAVARNANDMDVRKARKEQMKRDEAIGKALPIAIVVGIAALAGLYFYLNNTIVG from the exons ATGGCCCTGCAGGGTCCCATAAAATCCTTAAGGCCAGCCTCTCCACTTGCTCCCACAGGCAATGTCGGCCTGCGGGCACCCTCTGATCGTTTTGCTCTGAAATCAGCATACTTTTCTCCATCACTTCACCTCTTGCTTCCTTCTCCTCAGCAGCTTCCCACTGCTACTGCACCACGGTTTTCCATGCGTGTGGCCTCCAAGCAAGCCTATATTTGCCGTGATTGCGG gtatatatataatgagaGGACTCCCTTCGAGAAAGTGCCGGATAGTTATTTTTGTCCCG TTTGTGGTGCTCCTAAGAGGAGATTCAGGCCGTATCAGCCTGCCGTGGCAAGAAATGCTAATGACATGGATGTTAGGAAGGCACGAAAAGAACAAATGAAAAGAGACGAAGCTATCGG GAAGGCATTGCCAATTGCGATTGTGGTTGGAATTGCAGCACTTGCTGGCTTGTACTTTTACCTCAACAATACCATCGTAGGATGA